The segment CCGACACGGGCATCGGCGACGGCTACCCGCCCGGGCTTGACCGGTCCGGTCCGGACGCGGAACGCGAGACGACAACGGAGCGGACGGCGGAGCTGGGCGCGGCGGCGCCCATGCGGTCGACGGCGAGCGTCGACGTGGCCGTACCGGCGTTGTGACGGTGCCTGTGAGCGGGCCGGGTCAGCGCCGGGTGGGCGCATGGGTGGTGGGCGCGTCCATCATCGGCACGGTGCTGCTGGGCGTGGGAGCGTTCTGGCTATCGTTCACCGCGCTCGCGGACCTCGCGTCCCGCGCGGGCACCGCGGTGGGGCTCGCGTGGGTATGGCCGTTGATCGTGGACGGGGTAATCGTCATCGCGACTATGTCGGTGGTCGCCTTGTCACCGTACGGACGGGCGGCGACCCGGTATCCATGGCTGCTGCTGTCCGGGGCGGCCCTGGTGTCGATCACGGCGAACATCACGCACGCCCTGGTCGCCGCCGACGACACCGTGCCCGGCATAGTGGCGGCACTCGTGGCATCGGTGCCACCGATCGTACTGCTCGCGGCCACGCACTTGACCGTGGAGCTGGGCCGCTACCGCCGCGCCGTGCCGACCGTCCGTGAGGATACCGATGTCGACCCGGCCACGACCCTGGCGCAGGAAGGAAGGTCGGAGTGTACGCCGGTTCGAGCGTTGACGTCCGGAACAGTGAGCACAGCAGTCACAGCGGAGGACACGCACGCGGCATCATCTACGCCGAGCCGGGCGCCCGCGGATATGGGCGGCCCTGGAGACGCGATCCGTCTGAGCATGCAGGGTCTGTCGAACAGACAGATCGCGCTCGAGTTCGGTGTCCATCCGACGACCGTCGGACGGTGGCTGAAATCAGTCGAGAAGCGGTCCGAAACCACCGCGGAGAAGGAGGAATCATGAACACGGGTGACGACGAGCGGTACATCCCGCTGAAGCAGGATGGCAGGGATGCGGTAGTGACTGTGGCGTCGGGACGAACGGCGGAGCCGGAGCATGTGGAGACGGCGCAAATGGATTCGGACGCGCTGGCTCGCTTGTCGGACCCGGCGTTGGCGGCGCGTCGAGAGCGCATCGCCGCTCAGGTGAAGGACCGTTCGCGGCTGACGTGGATGCCCGCATCGGAACTGATGCGACACAGCAGCCAACGTGCCGCGGACGCGATCAGTCACGGGCAGGCCAGACTGCACCGGGCTGTGCGGGACGCCACGGTAGCCGGTGCAAGGAAGGTGGCGCAGGCCATCGGCGAGCGGCTACGAGGGTTGGGCACGCCGCGCCCCGTCATCGGGCGACCGCAGCAGAGCGAACCTTTGGTGAGCCGTCAGAGCATCTGAACGGCACCGCGTCGGAGACCGACGCTTGTGCACTGCACAGTGAAGAGCCGGTCGGCAGTGTGCGCTTAAACGCGATGAACAGAGCCGTGATCGCCGGCGCAGCCACGATCATCGCCGTCGACGTGGCGGACAACAAGCTCGAGAAGGCCAAGCTATTCTGTGCCACGCACACCATCAATTCGACCACCACCGATCCTGGTGTCGTCGAAGTACACCGGATCACCGAACGCGGTGCAGATGGCGCGTTCAATTTCGTCAGAATCCTGCCGTCACCCAGCAGGTCCTGGACATAGTTCGCCCGAGTGAAGGCCTATACTGTACCGGCATCCGCGACCCCACCGCTACAATGCCGATGCAGACGATCGGCCTCGTCGGCGCTGAAAAGTGCATCCGGGGCGTCGACATAGGCTCTACTACGCCTGAGCACGACATCCCGCTTTACGCCTACCTCTACGTGCAGGGCCGCTTCCGACTCCACGAGCTCATCTCGAAGGAGATCGCTCTGGACGAAATCGACGCCGGTTGCGACGCGCCGCACGACCCCGCGGTCACCCGTGCGGTGATCACTGGCGGACTCGACTGAGATCCATTCCCCCACAAGACGAGCAATGACGACCGACTGATGAGGATTGTCACAGTTGCCCAATGGCCCGGCGCGCTGTTCGGCTAATGTCAAGTGGTCAACGATTACTCGGAAGGTGCCGGAGGTGTCCCATGGCCTCGTCGAAGAGATCTGCGACATGGTCGTCGAACAGCGCGTAGTGAACGTGCCGTCCGTCACGATCTCCGCGGACCACGCTGAGATTCCGGAGAAGTCGTAGGTGGTTTGAGAGCGTCGTCTGTCCGGTGCCGAGCTGCATGCCGAGGTCGGTCACCGTGCTGGGGCGGATGCGCAACACGCTCAGGATGCGCAGTCGGACCGGTGATGCCAGAGCCCGCATGATCTCAGCTAGCCGCTCGGCATCCCCCGCTGACAGCGGAGCAGACGCCGATTCCACCGAATCGGTCATAGTTGACTTCCTCCCTCATGAGCACGATTATCATTCACATACATCACAATATCATGTTCTTGTGATGTATTGTCGAGGCATGACCACCTCGACTGCCACGAACTCGCCCTCCGCCATGGAGGAGCACGCGCACGGCTCCGCTCGATGGGAGTTGTGGTTCGCCGTTGTGGCGGGCATCACCTACGCCGCGGGGATGATCGCAGAGTATGCGGTCGGCCTGCCGCTCATGGGCCTGCCCTTGATCCTGTTCATCGCCACCTACATCTTCGGTGGCTTCTTCACTGTCCGCACGGCGGTCACGTCGACATTGCGGGGCAAGTTCGAGGTCGACTTCCTCATGATCGTCGCCGCAATCGGCGCCGCCCTGATCGGGAAGTGGGCGGAGGGCGCGGTGCTGCTGTTCCTCTTCAGCCTCGGCCACGCCCTCGAGGAGTACGCGATGAGCCGCGCCAGCAAGTCGATTGAAGCGCTGGCCGAACTCGCACCACGGACCGCCCTGGTACGCCGCAGGGACGACGATCCCGTCGAGGTCCCGGTGGAGCAGATCGTGGTGGGTGATGTCGTGGTGGTCCGCCCGAACTCGAGGATCCCGTCGGACGGGTTCGTGATCACTGGGATCTCGGCCGTCGACCAGTCGGCGGTCACCGGTGAGTCGATGCCCGTCGAGAAGGAGCCGGTCGCCGATCGCGAGCGGGCGATACGCACCGTCGATACCCTTCCGGCTGCGAATCGCGTGTTCGCCGGTACAGTGAACGGCTCCGGCGTTCTCGAGGTCGTAGTGTCGGCGACGGCCGCGGACTCGACGTTGAGCAAGGTCGTCGAGCTGGTTCGCACAGCCGATCAGTCCGCGTCACCGACGCAACAGTTCATCAACCGTTTCCAGCGGTGGTACGTGCCCGCGGTGATCCTCGCCGTGGCCGCAACCCTGCTGATCGCGATGTCCATACTCTCGCAGCCGTTCACGGATGCCTTCTACCTCGCGATGACCGTCCTCGTCGCCGCGAGCCCGTGCGCACTGGCCATCGCGACGCCGGCGGCCGTTCTCGCTGGAGTCGCCCGAGCGGCGCGCGCCGGCGTGCTGGTCAAGGGCGGCGCTCCGCTGGAGACCCTGGGGCGGGTCAGGGCGATGGCCTTCGATAAGACCGGCACCCTCACCTGGGGCAACCCGCAGGTAACGTCGGTCACTCCCGTGGACGGCGTGGACGGAAGCCTCCTCGTCCCAACACTGGTCGCCGTGGAGTCTCTCAGCGATCACCCACTCGCCGCAGCGATCGTCCGCGACCTCGCGGGTCAGGTGTCCGCGGCGGAGCGTGTCGAGGCATCGGATCTCAACGCCGTCGTCGGTCGCGGTGTACGCGCCGCGGTCGAGGGAGAGGTCGTCGAGGTCGGCAACCTGCGGATGTTCGACGAACAGGGTCTCACCCTTCCCTCGTCAGTCGAGGACGCTTACACGGAGGCTCGCGATTCCGGCCAGACGTTGATGATCGTCCGGCGCGGTGACCGGTTCCTGGGGGTCGTCGGCGTGATGGACACCTCTCGCGCCGAGTCCGCGCAGGTACTCCGCGTCTTGCGCAGTACGAACGTCGGCCAGCTCGTGATGATATCCGGCGATAACCAGCGCGTCGCGGATGCCGTCGGCCGCGAGGTCGGCATCGACACCTCCATCGGTGATCTGCTGCCGGAGGATAAGGTCGCGCACATCAGGCATCTCGCCGAGACGCATCGCCCCATAGCGATGGTCGGCGACGGTGTGAACGACGCCCCCGCGATGGCCCGTGCGGACATCGGCATCGCGATGGGGGCCGCCGGTTCCACCGTCGCGCTGGAGACCTGTGACATCGCTCTTATGAGCGACGATCTGGGGCGTGTCCCGTTCGCCGTGCGTCTGAGCCGCGCGACCAGCCGGATCATCCGCCAGAACCTCATAGCGAGTCTCGCGATCGTCGTCCTCCTGGTGATCGCGACCTTCATCGGTCTGAACATCGGTGCAGTGGTGCTCATCCACGAGGGCTCGACGCTCGTCGTCGTGGCCAACGCGCTTCGACTCCTCGGTTTCGAGCGTGGGAAGGAGCACGCCGGTATCGACCACGAAGACCGCCCCTCGCGTTGATCCTCGTGGGAGTAGTTCTGACGCGGTCGATGTCGGGTCGAGTAGCTGACGGAATGCTCATGGAGGTCGGATGGTGGATGGGAGCGCTGGCGTTGCCCACTGCTCTCTTGGTGATCATCTTTCTCATCGCAATGGGAGCTCCCCAACGACAGGAAGAGGAAGAATCACCTTCTCTCGCCGAGGAGTGGGCCGATGTGACATACCGGTTTCGAAAGGTCGGCGCGTGGGTGCGTAGGCGCTGGCGAGGAGGTTCGAAGTAGACCACCGTGGCTCACTCGCAACCGGTCAAGAGTTACGCGCTCGTGCTCTCACCGCCGCAACAGGGCTGCTCAACAGAAGACGCACCGTCCGTCATTGACATCACGCAGTCTCACTTCCCGCCGTTGCGCGGTAGTAGAGAACTGCCCCGGGTTGCTCGTCGTGGGCACCGATGAGGTCCTCGCTCTGGCGCGCCGTATCTGTATCAGCACCGTGGGGACTGCTCGCGAGTGTCCGCGGCCGCCTCTCCATAACTCAGACGCTGCCGAAGAACTTCTTCATCCGGGGCATGCGGCGGATCAGCAGCTGGTCGAGCGCAAGGATGACGAGCAGGGACAGGCCGAACAGGGGCAGGAAGATCCCGAGGCCGACCATCACGACGACGAGCAGCCAGTTCCCCCAGATCGGCAGCTTTGCGCGGGGTGCGGCCATGCCGGATGCGGTGCCGCGTCTGGTCCACCACATGATCGGCGCAGACACGCACATGAACATCACGGCGAGGCAGAACAGGGTCGACAGGATCGTATTGATGACCCCAAGGCGGCGTCCTTCGTGGACGGCGATGCCCTGTGAGACGACCTGCGCGGTGATGCTGTAGTCGTCGTATCCGTAGGTTCCGACGATCTCTCCGCTGTACTGGTCGATGTGGATGGTGCGTTCGAGGCTTACCTCGGATTCGGCGGGGTTGCCGTTGTCGTTCCACTGGCTCGACATGACGCTGAACACGCCTGTCTCGCCGTCGGGGTAGATGATTGAGTACGGCTCGGGGACTCCCTCGGCACGGGCTGCGGCGACGGCGTCGTCGATGGAGATCGGTGTCGTGCCGGTGCTCGTGCTGGTGCCGGTCGGTCCGTTGCCGATGGCCCAGCCGGCTTCGGCGTTGGTGCCGCTGGTGCTTTCGATGAGCTCGTCGATCGTGGATTCCGCCCCCGGGTCCTCGCCCCACAGGGACGAGCCGTTGTCTGAGGCGACCTGCTGTGCGACCGAACCCCATACGCCGGTCCAGGGCAGGCCGGAGACGACGAGCATGAGGATGCCCAGCCCGACGGGCAGGCCCACGATCGCGTGCCATCCGCGAATGCGTGCACCCTTGGCGCGTTTCGCCTGAGCGGCTTTGCGGGGCCGGCGTCCGAGGAAGAAGATGATGAACCCGGTGATGGTGAGCACGATCGCCCAGCTGCCGCCCAATTCGACGATGCGGTCACCGATGCCCTCCTCGCCGATGAGCAGATCGCCGTGGATGCGCTCGGCCCAATCGGAGATCAGCTGATCCGCCGTCAACTCCCCAGTCACCGTCGCCGTGTACGGGTCGACGTAGACGTTCGCATTGACCCCGTCCGCACGTTCGGTGACGAAGACAGTCGCCCGGTCGCCGGTCTGGTCGACGACGGAGAGGATCGGCCGGTCCGGGAACGCATCGCGGACGGCGTCTTCCTGCACGGACAGCTCCTGCCGTTCCGCTGCCTCGAGCACGGTCACCGTGAGCACTCCCGGGTGGGTGAAGGCATCCACTTCCGCGCGGAACATGTAGGTCATGCCGGTCACCGCGAGGACGAACAGCACGGGGATGACGATCAGCGAGCCGTAGAAGTGCCAGCGCCAGAACGCGCCGTACCAGTTCGTCTTGCGTCGTTTCGGTGACGGCGCGGTTCGGGGCGATATGCCTGCGGTGTCGGTCTGGGCGGCGGTCATCGGGAGGCCTCTCGGAGCAGCGGCAAATTATCTCTACATATTGTAGTAGTAAGGTGGGGGTGTGATCGCATCGCCCTGGGACCTCATCCTCACCGTCGTCTTCCTTGTCACCGGCCTCATCTGCCTCGGCGACCTCATCGCACGGCGCATCGGCCGCCCCACGCGCACGGAGGGCTTGGAAGATGAGGAGCTGATCGACATCAACCATGCGGTGATGAGCGCCGCGATGATCCTCATGACCTGGGTCGCGGTGCTGGATGCGGTGACGTGGGCGCAAATCGCTCTGTTCGCGATCTTCGCCCTCGCGCTCCTGCCCGCGCTGACCCGAGCCCACGGGTTCCCGCATCGCGTGGAGCTGGTCGGGCACATCGTGCTGAATGCGGCGATGATCTGGATGCTCGCAGCAATGCCGCTCCTGATGGCCGGGATGGACATGGGCGGCGACGGAGGGTCCGCGCACGCCGGACACCACGGCGGCGGTGATGAGATGGCGCTGATGGCGACTCCCGTATGGGCCGGCGTCGTCAACGCGGCCTTCATCGTCGCCTGCACCGTGAGCGCATTGTGGTGGCTGTATCGCGCGGCCGCAGCCCGAGGGCATCGAATGCACGCGCTGTGTCACGCCCTGATGGCCGCGGGCATGGGGACCATGCTCTGGCTGATGAACCTCTGACCGCCTGTCTCGCCAGCGGTGTGTCGAGGGAGCGGCAGCAGCGCGCGTTGATGTGAGAGTTGCGAGCGTACTCTTCGAAGTCACGAGGATTCGACTCTGGGTAGGCTAAACGGTGGAGGTGTCATATGGCAGGTGAGCGCACGCGTGAACGCGGGGAACTCGAAGGCGAGGTCATGCGCATCCTCTGGGAGGCAGCCGAGCCTATGAGCGCCCGCGATATCCAGGCCGTGTTCACCGGTCACATCCCGGCGTACACGACGTTGATGACGGCCCTGGAGCGGTTGCAGAAGAAGGGTGATGTCGTCCGATCAGGAGACTCCCCACGCAAGGTCCGCTTCCATGCGGCGCGCAGTGGCGACGAGCATGTCGGACGGTCCATGATGAGCGCCCTGGACGGAGCCGGCGACCGGCAGGCAGCACTGTTGCAGTTCGCCGGGCACCTCGCCGAGGAGGACCTCGACCTGCTCCGCAGCGCGATCACCGGCAAGACCTCGCGCAAGCGCAGGTGATCACGTGATCGCCACGGGCTCCTTCCTCGCTGCAGCAGCGCTGATGCTCCTGTTCGCACCGCTCGTGCTGACCGCCGGCAGGTGGCAGGTGCACCATCCGCGCACCGCACTGACGCTGTGGTTCAGCGCCCTCTTCGCCGGCATCGGATGCGCGGTCGCCTCTGCCACGACTGCGCTGATGTGCTGCGTCGAGGCTGTCGAAGTGCACGGCCCCGCCGAAGGATTGCTCTTGACGATCGCGGGCTGGCTAAGCCTTGGAATATTCGCGGCGGTGATCGTCTTGGTCTCCGCATCCGCGGAGCCCCTCGCCGATTCCTGGCGGGAAGCGGTCGGACGCCTCGCACCTGTCGCGGTGTCCCGTGAGGAGTCGGACGGGGTCACCCTCGTCTGGTTCGAGTCTGAGGAGCCTGCCGCATGCGCCGTGCCTTCGGGGGCACCGGAGATCTTCCTCTCCACGGCCCTCAAGGAACTGCTGAGCGGCCCGCAGCTTCGCGCGGTGATCGAGCATGAGCGCGCTCATCTGCGCCAGCACCACGGGTGGGCCGTGCGGATCGCTGAGATCAACGCCCTCTGCCTCCCCAAGCGCTTCCCAGCTGGACGAGCCCTGAAACGAGCCACACTACTGCTGGTCGAACTCATCGCAGACGATGCCGCCGCCCGCCGCGCCGGCGCCGTCCATCTCGCGAACGCCCTCGCGACCATGGGACGCACCACAGGCGATCCCGGTCTCGAACTTCGCGCCGACCGACTCACCCTCCGCCGCTGGAAGACACCCCGCAGTCGCCGCGCCGCCCTCGCACGTGCCTAACCCGTCCCCGCCACCACTCACATCTACGACACAATGTAGAGTTAATGGCGTGGTCCGGCATCAGGAGGAGCAGTCATGGCCGAGTTCGAGTTCTGGGTGAACGGGATGACGTGCGAGCACTGCGAACGCGCCGTCACAGCGGAGCTGACCGCGCTGCCGACCGTTCTCGGCGCCCACGTTGATGCTGTGTCCGGACGCGTCTTGATTACGACATCGGCGCGAGCCGACCGCGCCGATGTCGAACGCGCGGTCGAGGAAGCCGGCTACGCAGTGAGTTCGTGGCCATCCCTGTCGCAGAATGACTGAAACATCTCCCGCTGCAATCGACCCACACAAGACGAAAAGAACGTCTGTCCGGAGTGTTCGGGGCAGCGCCATCACGTCCCTCATCCTGGGGTTCTCTATCCTGGGGATTGCTTTCCCGGTCACGGTGGCCGTGCTGCTTGGGGAGGCACCGTACCGGAAGATCTTCGTCAGCTACCCAGGGGTTGACGTCGCCGTAATCACCACGGTGCTGCTCGTTGCGGCACATGCTGCGAGCCTGGTCAGCGTCGGCGCGATCGTAC is part of the Microbacterium pseudoresistens genome and harbors:
- a CDS encoding BlaI/MecI/CopY family transcriptional regulator gives rise to the protein MAGERTRERGELEGEVMRILWEAAEPMSARDIQAVFTGHIPAYTTLMTALERLQKKGDVVRSGDSPRKVRFHAARSGDEHVGRSMMSALDGAGDRQAALLQFAGHLAEEDLDLLRSAITGKTSRKRR
- a CDS encoding heavy-metal-associated domain-containing protein: MAEFEFWVNGMTCEHCERAVTAELTALPTVLGAHVDAVSGRVLITTSARADRADVERAVEEAGYAVSSWPSLSQND
- a CDS encoding DUF2637 domain-containing protein — translated: MSGPGQRRVGAWVVGASIIGTVLLGVGAFWLSFTALADLASRAGTAVGLAWVWPLIVDGVIVIATMSVVALSPYGRAATRYPWLLLSGAALVSITANITHALVAADDTVPGIVAALVASVPPIVLLAATHLTVELGRYRRAVPTVREDTDVDPATTLAQEGRSECTPVRALTSGTVSTAVTAEDTHAASSTPSRAPADMGGPGDAIRLSMQGLSNRQIALEFGVHPTTVGRWLKSVEKRSETTAEKEES
- a CDS encoding heavy metal translocating P-type ATPase, with the protein product MTTSTATNSPSAMEEHAHGSARWELWFAVVAGITYAAGMIAEYAVGLPLMGLPLILFIATYIFGGFFTVRTAVTSTLRGKFEVDFLMIVAAIGAALIGKWAEGAVLLFLFSLGHALEEYAMSRASKSIEALAELAPRTALVRRRDDDPVEVPVEQIVVGDVVVVRPNSRIPSDGFVITGISAVDQSAVTGESMPVEKEPVADRERAIRTVDTLPAANRVFAGTVNGSGVLEVVVSATAADSTLSKVVELVRTADQSASPTQQFINRFQRWYVPAVILAVAATLLIAMSILSQPFTDAFYLAMTVLVAASPCALAIATPAAVLAGVARAARAGVLVKGGAPLETLGRVRAMAFDKTGTLTWGNPQVTSVTPVDGVDGSLLVPTLVAVESLSDHPLAAAIVRDLAGQVSAAERVEASDLNAVVGRGVRAAVEGEVVEVGNLRMFDEQGLTLPSSVEDAYTEARDSGQTLMIVRRGDRFLGVVGVMDTSRAESAQVLRVLRSTNVGQLVMISGDNQRVADAVGREVGIDTSIGDLLPEDKVAHIRHLAETHRPIAMVGDGVNDAPAMARADIGIAMGAAGSTVALETCDIALMSDDLGRVPFAVRLSRATSRIIRQNLIASLAIVVLLVIATFIGLNIGAVVLIHEGSTLVVVANALRLLGFERGKEHAGIDHEDRPSR
- a CDS encoding DUF5134 domain-containing protein — its product is MIASPWDLILTVVFLVTGLICLGDLIARRIGRPTRTEGLEDEELIDINHAVMSAAMILMTWVAVLDAVTWAQIALFAIFALALLPALTRAHGFPHRVELVGHIVLNAAMIWMLAAMPLLMAGMDMGGDGGSAHAGHHGGGDEMALMATPVWAGVVNAAFIVACTVSALWWLYRAAAARGHRMHALCHALMAAGMGTMLWLMNL
- a CDS encoding ArsR/SmtB family transcription factor, translating into MTDSVESASAPLSAGDAERLAEIMRALASPVRLRILSVLRIRPSTVTDLGMQLGTGQTTLSNHLRLLRNLSVVRGDRDGRHVHYALFDDHVADLFDEAMGHLRHLPSNR
- a CDS encoding PepSY-associated TM helix domain-containing protein produces the protein MTAAQTDTAGISPRTAPSPKRRKTNWYGAFWRWHFYGSLIVIPVLFVLAVTGMTYMFRAEVDAFTHPGVLTVTVLEAAERQELSVQEDAVRDAFPDRPILSVVDQTGDRATVFVTERADGVNANVYVDPYTATVTGELTADQLISDWAERIHGDLLIGEEGIGDRIVELGGSWAIVLTITGFIIFFLGRRPRKAAQAKRAKGARIRGWHAIVGLPVGLGILMLVVSGLPWTGVWGSVAQQVASDNGSSLWGEDPGAESTIDELIESTSGTNAEAGWAIGNGPTGTSTSTGTTPISIDDAVAAARAEGVPEPYSIIYPDGETGVFSVMSSQWNDNGNPAESEVSLERTIHIDQYSGEIVGTYGYDDYSITAQVVSQGIAVHEGRRLGVINTILSTLFCLAVMFMCVSAPIMWWTRRGTASGMAAPRAKLPIWGNWLLVVVMVGLGIFLPLFGLSLLVILALDQLLIRRMPRMKKFFGSV
- a CDS encoding zinc-binding dehydrogenase translates to MNRAVIAGAATIIAVDVADNKLEKAKLFCATHTINSTTTDPGVVEVHRITERGADGAFNFVRILPSPSRSWT
- a CDS encoding M56 family metallopeptidase → MIATGSFLAAAALMLLFAPLVLTAGRWQVHHPRTALTLWFSALFAGIGCAVASATTALMCCVEAVEVHGPAEGLLLTIAGWLSLGIFAAVIVLVSASAEPLADSWREAVGRLAPVAVSREESDGVTLVWFESEEPAACAVPSGAPEIFLSTALKELLSGPQLRAVIEHERAHLRQHHGWAVRIAEINALCLPKRFPAGRALKRATLLLVELIADDAAARRAGAVHLANALATMGRTTGDPGLELRADRLTLRRWKTPRSRRAALARA